The DNA segment CCAGGCCGTAGAGGAGTGCCCCGAGGAAGAACTGAACAAAGAAGTAGGTCGAGACGAAGACGTGGGGCCTCGTTCCGCCGTGGTAGACGCCGATGAGCGCCAGGAAAAGGGCGGAGATGCTGATGTATGCGCCACCGACGGTCTGGAGCCTGTTCCCCGATGCGAGGATGAGGTAGATGGAAAAGATGAAGACGAGCAAACCCGAGATCATGAGACCGTAGTTGTAAATCCACGGCGAGGCGGCCTTAGCCGGGTCGCCGAGGTCGCTCAGGGCGTTGTGGAAGAAGGAGAACCAGGGGTTTCGGCTTATGCTCCAGGCAACGAAGAGCCAGTAGATTAACGCCGCGAGGATTCCCGAGTACTTGAGATGTTCAACATCCACGAGGTCGCCCCGGT comes from the Thermococcus sp. genome and includes:
- a CDS encoding DUF998 domain-containing protein, yielding MPMTFEWRPENRGDLVDVEHLKYSGILAALIYWLFVAWSISRNPWFSFFHNALSDLGDPAKAASPWIYNYGLMISGLLVFIFSIYLILASGNRLQTVGGAYISISALFLALIGVYHGGTRPHVFVSTYFFVQFFLGALLYGLGSGRKTLRYGSALIFLLALFGTFLDWPSVALIETYEITLIIVFTLLVLLDG